TGGAAAAGCCCAAGATACTTGAGGCGGAAAGGGCAGATGAAAATAAAAGTTTCAAAATCAAGGTTGAGAATCTGGATAAGAAAGTATTTATCAATCTATGGCGTCAGATGTGTTCGGGGGATTGGAGAAAATTACCCTTGGAATTTAAGGAGATATATCCGAATGTTAAATTATTTTCTGGGGACGAAATTTTATTTTCAAAGGGCAATCCAGATGTCATAGTTGAAAAATTCGCTAAAGTTTTGAGTAGAGCGGGTTTTAAAGGATTTAAGATAAAAATTATAAAAGAGTAATAAAAGGAGGTGTTAAGTATGCTGTGGGTTATTTTTGTTTTTTTCGCTTTGCTTACAATTTCTATTCTTGCATTTACCTTACTTTATGTTAAGACTCCACCACACCTTGCTTTTGTGAGGACTGGATTCGGGGGTAGAAAAGTTGTGATAGATGGCGGTTCAATTGTTTTACCTATAATTCAGGACATTCAATGGATATCGCTTAAAACATATAAGCTTGAGGTTTTTAAATCAGGTCGTGAGGCTTTTATAACGAAAGATAAGTTAAGAGTTGACATTGGAGCTGAATTTTATGTCAAAGTTGAACCAACCGAGAAAAGCATAGAGATGGCATCAAGAAGCTTGGGTGAGAGCTCGTTTTCTGAAGATGGAATAAAAACTCTTGTTGAGGAAAAACTTATCTCAGCATTAAGAGCTGTTGCTGCGACAATGGATATGGTTGAAATTCATGAGAATAGGCGATTATTTGAAGAAAGGGTTATGGAAAACTTAAAAGATGCCCTTCTTCAAAATGGACTTACACTTGAAAATGTCTCCGTATATTACCTTGATCAAACAGATAAAAACTATTTTGACCCAAACAATATATTTGATGCGGAGGGATTAAGGCAGATAACAGCTCAAACTTCAATGAGGTTGAAGGAGAGGAACGAAATAGAAAGGGAAACAGAAGTTGCGATAAAGCAAAAGGATGTTGAAACCTTCAAATTGAAACTCCAACTTGACAAGGATAAGGCTTTTGCTGAAGCTGATCAAAGTTATCAGGTGGAGACATATAAAGCGAAACGGTATGCTGAAATTGAGCAATTTAAAGCTGAGCAAGATAGGATAGCCCGTGAGGCTGTGATCCAAAAGGAACGTTCTATAAGAGAGGCTGAAATTCAAAGTGAAACAGCTTTGGTAAAACAGGCAAAATTTAAAGAGGAAGCCGAGATTGAAAAGCAAAGGGTGATTGAGCAATTAAAGCGTGATGTTGAAATATCAATTTTGCTTAAAGAAAAGGAAAAAGCAGAGGCTGAGGCTTTGAGGTTGCAAGCGAACGCAGTTGAAGAAGAAGCAAAGCAAAAGATAATAACGGTTGCGGAAAAAGCAAAAGCTGAGAGATTGAAGGAAATCGCATTGATTGAAGCATTGAAGGAACTTGAAGTCGCTGAGCAAAAAGCTAAAGCGGTTGAGATATTGGCTAAATCAAAGATGAAAGAGGGTGAATCGGAAGCCTTTGTTAGAATGAAGAAATTTGAGGCGGAAAATGTTTTAAGCGAAAAGATAATCAACAGAGACATTCTATTGAATTTAATTGAAAAAGCCCCAAGTATATTGGGCGAGCTTATGGCGCCCGCAAAAAATATAGAGGGAATTAAAATACTTCAAATAGATGGGTATCGCCCCGACAATTTGCAATCTTCCTCAATTCCAGTTGGAATCATCAACGCAATAATTGGAGCAAGCGCTTTGATCCCAATTTTGAGGGAATTAATAGATTTTGCGAAGGTGGATAAAAATGTCGTTGAAAAAATAGCGGAATATATCCCAGGTATAAAGGGAACAACTAAACAATAAATTAAAAACAAAATTGATAAAATCTCATGAAAAACGAAGCAATTGAAAATGTTTTTAGAATGATCAAAGAACACAAAGTTAAAATGGTTGACTTAAAGTTTATGGATTTCCCAGGTCAATGGCAACATTTCAGCGTCCCTGTGCATGAGTTAACAGAAAAATCGTTTGAAGAGGGATTTGGATTTGATGGTTCAAGCATCCGTGGATGGAAAAGCATAAATGAAAGCGATATGCTCGTTATCCCTGATCCGACAACTGCTTTCATTGATCCATTTATTGAGGTTCCAACGATAAGCTTAATATGTGATGTTTATGATCCTTTAACGAAAGAAAAATATGAAAGATGTCCTCGTTATATTGCTCAAAAAGCGGAAATGTATTTGAAGTCAACAGGAATTGCTGATACGGTTTATTTTGGACCGGAGGCGGAATTTTTCATCTTTGATGATGTTCGTTTTGATCAGAATGCGCATGAGGGATATTATTACATTGATTCAATTGAAGGGCAGTGGAATTCAGGGCGAGATGAAAAGCCAAATCTTGCTTATAAGCCAAGATATAAAGAAGGTTACTTCCCTGTTCCCCCGACTGACTCGCTCAATGATATAAGAAATGAAATGGTGTTGATTATGGAGCAATGTGGTCTTGAAGTTGAAGCGCAACATCATGAGGTTGCAACTGGAGGTCAATGTGAGATTGATTTTCGCTTTGCTCCACTTGTGAGATGTGCAGATAACCTTTTGATCTTTAAATATATTGTTAAGAATGTTGCACGAAGACATGGAAAAACCGCTACATTTATGCCTAAGCCATTGTTTGGGGATAATGGTTCTGGGATGCATTGTCATCAAAGTCTGTGGAAAAATGGACAACCATTGTTCTACGGCAATGGTTATGCGAATTTAAGTGAAATTGCACTTTATTACATCGGTGGAATCTTAAAACATGCCCCAGCTTTATGTGCTTTCACAAATCCGACAACTAATTCGTATAAACGCCTTGTCCCTGGATTTGAAGCCCCTGTAAATCTTGCTTATTCACAGCGGAATAGAAGCGCAGCAATCCGTATCCCCGTCTACTCATCAAGTCCAAAGGCAAAGAGAATTGAAGTGAGATTTCCCGATGGTTCTTGCAACCCGTATCTTGCTTTCTCAGCAATGCTTATGGCCGGGATTGATGGAATCATAAACAAAATTGACCCCGGCGAACCATTAGATAAGGATATCTACGCTCTTCCGCCAGAGGAATTAAAAAACATTCCTTCAACCCCAGGTTCACTTGAAGAAGCGCTAAGAGCGCTTGAAAAGGATCATGAGTTTCTTTTAAGGGGCGATGTCTTTACAGAGGATGTGATAGAAGCGTGGATAAAATATAAATGGGAAAAAGAAGTAAACCCGATGCGTATGCGTCCTCATCCATATGAGTTCGTTATTTATTTTGATGTGTGAAAACTGTCCCCACTTCGGTGGGGGCTTACCCTTATTAAGATTTGCAGAAACCTTTTCACACCTTTGGGGTTATATAGGTAGAAAGGAATCAAATTCCCTTTAAAATGAGCATATTGAGAGGTGCCAGAAAGTGATTGGGAAATATTTGAAAGAGTTAAAAATGGAGATGAATTAGCGTTTAAGGAAATTTATGAGAAATTTAAACTTCCACTATATAGATTTTGTTTGCGGATGGTTTTTGATGAAGATACGGCAATTGACATAGTTCATGATGTTTTTATGAAGATATATGAAAATAAAAATTTGATTGAACCTGCTTCTTTTTCCCTTTCAACTTTGCTTTTTAAAATAGCCAAAAATAGATGTTTAAACTTTCTGCGAGATAGGAGAGAAAAAATTCAGGTTGATAGTGTTGAGATAAATTCAGGTTGTGATGTTGAAAAAAATTTTGAAGTCATTGACGCAAAAGAGAAATTGCAAAGAATTTTGAACTTACTTGATGACGATTATAGAGCGATTTTGATTTTGAGAGAGTGGAACGGTTTAAGTTATAGCGAAATAGCAAAAATTTTTGACACGAGCGTTTCGGCTGTTAAGGCAAAACTTTTCAAAGCGAGAAGAAAATTAGCAGAAATTTACAAAAAATATTACGGAGATGAGTAAAATGAAATGCGAAGATATTCAAGAAATACTTAGTTGTTTTGTTGATGGGGAACTCAATGAAAACATTGATTATGCGTTTTCTCATGTTTTTTCATGCCTTGATTGTCAGGAATTTTTAAAAGTCACACTTAAATTTAAAGTTGATGCAAGTAAAGATAAAATTGAATTTCCCGAGGTAGAAGAATTTGAAGTTAAAGGAAAAGGAAACTTGATAAGAAGATTTGTGAGATCTTTAAAGGTTGAAATTCCTATTCCAACGGGACTTCTTTCGGCAGTTGTGGTTATGTTGTTTTTACTTTCCTTTTTGCTTGCTGTTTTTGTCTATGATAAAGCGATGATGGTTGAACAAGGTAAGTTCCAGGTTCCAGTTCACAAGGAAAAAACACGAATCGTGGTTGTTTATGGAATACCGCAGGTCATAGTTTACCCTGATATGAAAATAAAAGAAAAATAAAAGGAGTGAAAATTATGGTTCGGAAAATTTTTATTCTTATGTTGGCGGTGATTTTTATTGCCTGTCAAAAGTCAAAAGAAAATGGGGAATTAAATTCCGAGATATTGCCTTTGACCCCGAAGGCTGAAATCAATAAAGAAAGTTATGCTATGATAGTAGATACCCCGCCAGGGATAATAGGTGGATTAGAAGCAATTCAGAAGAAAATTAAATATCCAGATAGCGCGATAAAAAACGGAATTGAGGGAACTGTGTATGTGATGGCTTATATAAATGAAAATGGAGAAGTTGATTTTGCTGAAGTTATAAAGGGAATAGGTTACGGTTGTGATGAGGTAGCAAGAGATGCTGTTTTACAGACGAAATTTACATCACCCTATCATCAAGGCAAGCCAGCAAAGGCAAGAGTAGTGGTGCCAATAAGATTTAAAATGAGAAAATAAAAAATAGAACAATAGCCCAGCAACAGCAAAACAGTTTGTGACTCGGTTTTAAAAGCGGTGAAGAGGGATTTTTTATCTCGGGGTAAAATCTGCACTAAATTATTGCGCAATATTTAATCATTTCATTATTTTATAGATGAGAAAAACAAAAACTCTGTGTGAACTTTTTATGAGAAGATTAATCATAATTTTTACGCTGTTTTTATATGTTGGCGTTTCTGCTGATGACCTGAAGAAGTATTTTCAACTTGCAGGTGACGAATTTGGTGTCCCAGCTGAATTACTTGAAGCGATTGCATTTGTGAATACAAGATGGGTTCATATTGAGCCTGAAAAACTTGAACCAGCTTGCAATGGTAAACCGCCTGCTTATGGGATAATGGGCTTGCACGATGATGATTGGTTTGGACATAGTTTAGTTGAAGGAGCTAAATTGATTGGCGTTCCAGTGGAGGTCGTCAAGAAAGATTTATATCAGAACATAAGAGCTGCAGCTGCGTTGCTTGCCAAACTTTCAAAGGAAAGGGGATTGAAAAAGGGAGTTGCAAAGATTGAAGATTATAAAGATGTCCTCGCAAAGTTCAGCGGAATTCCTCAACCAGAGATAGCTCAGATTTTTGCATACGATGTTTATAAGGTTTTGTCAACAGGGTTTGAAGGGTTTGGTATAAAGATTGAGAAAAGGGAAATTGATATGTCAATTTTTCCAGATGATTTATTTGAAAGAGCAAATTTAAAAATTGTAAAGCCAGATGAAATAAATTCAGAAGATTATCCCCCAGCTGTTTGGGATCCGAGCCCAAATTATACGGAAAATAGACCTTACACAACGAGAATTGTAATTCATGTGACTCAAGGGAGTTTTGCTGGTTCAGTTTCTTGGTTGAAAAATCCAGCATCAAATGCGAGCGCACACTATGTTATTCGGAGTTCCGATGGGTATATAGTTCAACTTGTAAGAGAAAAAGACAAAGCGTGGCATGCAAGATGTTGGAATAATTTCACACTTGGGATTGAACATGAAGGTTATATTGAAGATCCAAATCGTTGGTTTACCCCTGTTATGTATCTTGAATCCGCCAAACTTGTGAGAAATATGGTTAATAGGTGGACAATCCCGGTAGATAGTAATCACCTAATTGGGCATAATTTCTGGCAACAACCGCAGTGGCCAGTTGTCCGTCAAGAATGGGATTTTGCCACTTATGACCCTATATCAACTTATCCTACATCCTGCAATAATCATACAGACCCGGGATCTGGATGGAACTGGAGTTATTATTTAAGTTTAATTCGTTCTAACCAAGTTCCGCCGAAAGTTATTTCAGTTGTGCCTGAGTCCGGGGCTCGTAATTTTCTTGCTTATAAATCTGTTGTGATTAATTTTTCTGTGCCAATGGATAAAGCATCTGTTGAAACAAATCTTATTATAACTCCTGCTGATACGGTGACATTTATATGGAGTTCTGATCAGCGAACGCTTGAGATAAAACCTAACAAGTTTTGGGAATTTTCAACAACATACACGATAAAGATTGATACAGGAGCTAAAAGTGTTTTTGGTTTAAAGATTGACGGTGATGGCGATGGAGTGCCAGGAGATCCGTATTACATTGAGTTTACGACGACCGCACCTGATATCTATCCCCCAATTGTTGAAAAGGGTTATCCAACGGGTGAGAATGTGAGTATATACGCAGAGATGAAATTTGTATTCAACGAGCCGATTGAAAGCGCAAGTTTGGCAAGCAGAGTTAAGTTAGTTGATGAAAATGATCAGACTATTTCAATTACGGGGGGTAAACATGTTATAAAGAATGACAAAAGTATAGTTACATTTAAACCTTCAAGTCCGCTTTCAAACGATAAAATTTACAAAGTTAAGTTTTTGGCTGGTCTAAAGGATTTATTTGGCAATGCAACGACATCTGATTATGTTTTTGTTTTCAAAACCGAGCCGGGGATTTTCTATCGTGGAAATGTAATTGATTCTTTTGAAACAATTGGTTCGTGGTGGAAACCAACTCAAAGCGGAAGCACAACAGGTATAGACACAAGCGTAACTAATTTCGTTATCTCCGGGGAGAAAAAGATAAGTGCTTCAAACTCTGGTAAATTAATTTATAAATTCACCGGTGAAACTGGCGGAGTTGTAAGAGTTTATAATTCCTCAAAGCCGACAGTTTCAGATGCGAGTGGAGATATTGGACTGTGGGTTTATGGTGATTTGAGTGGAAATCAACTTGAATTCTGGTTTTACAATCCAAATAATTACATTGTAAATCTTGGTCCTGTAAATTGGTATGGATGGAGGTTTATCTCATTCCCAATTTCGTCTGTTCCTGGCTCAAGCAAGCAATTTCACAGCATTGTCATAAGACAATCCCAAGGTGCTGATAAAGAGGGAGAAATTTATTTTGATGATTTACAAGTTGGCGGAAGAATTACTGCTGTTGCAGATAATACATTGCCATTGGAATTTTCGCTTGAACAAAATTACCCAAATCCATTTAATTCATCAACCTTGATAAGGTTTAGTTTGCCTCAACGTATGTATGTTAAACTTTATGTTTACGATGTTCTTGGAAGGTTCATTGCTTCTGTTGTTGATGAAGAGCTTGAGGCTGGGATTCACACTGTAAAGTTTGAAGCAGAGGATTTGCCTTCGGGTGTTTACT
Above is a window of Candidatus Kryptobacter tengchongensis DNA encoding:
- a CDS encoding Uncharacterized membrane protein YqiK, contains Band7/PHB/SPFH domain translates to MLWVIFVFFALLTISILAFTLLYVKTPPHLAFVRTGFGGRKVVIDGGSIVLPIIQDIQWISLKTYKLEVFKSGREAFITKDKLRVDIGAEFYVKVEPTEKSIEMASRSLGESSFSEDGIKTLVEEKLISALRAVAATMDMVEIHENRRLFEERVMENLKDALLQNGLTLENVSVYYLDQTDKNYFDPNNIFDAEGLRQITAQTSMRLKERNEIERETEVAIKQKDVETFKLKLQLDKDKAFAEADQSYQVETYKAKRYAEIEQFKAEQDRIAREAVIQKERSIREAEIQSETALVKQAKFKEEAEIEKQRVIEQLKRDVEISILLKEKEKAEAEALRLQANAVEEEAKQKIITVAEKAKAERLKEIALIEALKELEVAEQKAKAVEILAKSKMKEGESEAFVRMKKFEAENVLSEKIINRDILLNLIEKAPSILGELMAPAKNIEGIKILQIDGYRPDNLQSSSIPVGIINAIIGASALIPILRELIDFAKVDKNVVEKIAEYIPGIKGTTKQ
- a CDS encoding L-glutamine synthetase encodes the protein MKNEAIENVFRMIKEHKVKMVDLKFMDFPGQWQHFSVPVHELTEKSFEEGFGFDGSSIRGWKSINESDMLVIPDPTTAFIDPFIEVPTISLICDVYDPLTKEKYERCPRYIAQKAEMYLKSTGIADTVYFGPEAEFFIFDDVRFDQNAHEGYYYIDSIEGQWNSGRDEKPNLAYKPRYKEGYFPVPPTDSLNDIRNEMVLIMEQCGLEVEAQHHEVATGGQCEIDFRFAPLVRCADNLLIFKYIVKNVARRHGKTATFMPKPLFGDNGSGMHCHQSLWKNGQPLFYGNGYANLSEIALYYIGGILKHAPALCAFTNPTTNSYKRLVPGFEAPVNLAYSQRNRSAAIRIPVYSSSPKAKRIEVRFPDGSCNPYLAFSAMLMAGIDGIINKIDPGEPLDKDIYALPPEELKNIPSTPGSLEEALRALEKDHEFLLRGDVFTEDVIEAWIKYKWEKEVNPMRMRPHPYEFVIYFDV
- a CDS encoding Por secretion system C-terminal sorting domain-containing protein codes for the protein MRRLIIIFTLFLYVGVSADDLKKYFQLAGDEFGVPAELLEAIAFVNTRWVHIEPEKLEPACNGKPPAYGIMGLHDDDWFGHSLVEGAKLIGVPVEVVKKDLYQNIRAAAALLAKLSKERGLKKGVAKIEDYKDVLAKFSGIPQPEIAQIFAYDVYKVLSTGFEGFGIKIEKREIDMSIFPDDLFERANLKIVKPDEINSEDYPPAVWDPSPNYTENRPYTTRIVIHVTQGSFAGSVSWLKNPASNASAHYVIRSSDGYIVQLVREKDKAWHARCWNNFTLGIEHEGYIEDPNRWFTPVMYLESAKLVRNMVNRWTIPVDSNHLIGHNFWQQPQWPVVRQEWDFATYDPISTYPTSCNNHTDPGSGWNWSYYLSLIRSNQVPPKVISVVPESGARNFLAYKSVVINFSVPMDKASVETNLIITPADTVTFIWSSDQRTLEIKPNKFWEFSTTYTIKIDTGAKSVFGLKIDGDGDGVPGDPYYIEFTTTAPDIYPPIVEKGYPTGENVSIYAEMKFVFNEPIESASLASRVKLVDENDQTISITGGKHVIKNDKSIVTFKPSSPLSNDKIYKVKFLAGLKDLFGNATTSDYVFVFKTEPGIFYRGNVIDSFETIGSWWKPTQSGSTTGIDTSVTNFVISGEKKISASNSGKLIYKFTGETGGVVRVYNSSKPTVSDASGDIGLWVYGDLSGNQLEFWFYNPNNYIVNLGPVNWYGWRFISFPISSVPGSSKQFHSIVIRQSQGADKEGEIYFDDLQVGGRITAVADNTLPLEFSLEQNYPNPFNSSTLIRFSLPQRMYVKLYVYDVLGRFIASVVDEELEAGIHTVKFEAEDLPSGVYFYRIEAGQFLKVRKMVLVK
- a CDS encoding RNA polymerase sigma-70 factor, ECF subfamily, coding for MPESDWEIFERVKNGDELAFKEIYEKFKLPLYRFCLRMVFDEDTAIDIVHDVFMKIYENKNLIEPASFSLSTLLFKIAKNRCLNFLRDRREKIQVDSVEINSGCDVEKNFEVIDAKEKLQRILNLLDDDYRAILILREWNGLSYSEIAKIFDTSVSAVKAKLFKARRKLAEIYKKYYGDE
- a CDS encoding protein TonB, giving the protein MVRKIFILMLAVIFIACQKSKENGELNSEILPLTPKAEINKESYAMIVDTPPGIIGGLEAIQKKIKYPDSAIKNGIEGTVYVMAYINENGEVDFAEVIKGIGYGCDEVARDAVLQTKFTSPYHQGKPAKARVVVPIRFKMRK